The genomic window TGCCGAGCCGTGATAATAATTCTTGGAATGCTGGGGTCAGTGCCAGCTGGAATGTTTTTGATAGTAATATTACCAGTGCTAAAATAGCACAAGCTGAAATAAGTGTTGAACAAGCTAAACTTGAATTAGAAAAAAAGAGTGATGAGATTGACTTAGAAGTTACAGAAGCTTATTTAAATCTACAAGAAGCGCAAAAAAGATTTAAGGCGACTGGACTAGCGATAAAGAAAGCGAAAGAAGATTTTTTCATTGCTAAGGAAAAATATAAAGTAGGCGAAGGACTTTTACTAGATGTTATTGATTCACAACTAGCCTTATCGACGGCACAACAAAATAATATTCAAGCACAATACGACTATGTTAAGTATAAGGCCCAATTAGAAAATGCTATGGGAGTTGAGGTAGTTTAACAATGAAAATAAAGAATAATACATATAAAATACTCGGCATTATCTTGTTATTAATATTAGTTGGCGGAGGTTATTACTATTTTGCCGGTAGTAAAACGACGGAAGTTCAGCAACAAACAGTTTCGGCGCGCATCGGTAAGGCTTTGGCAACAGTTTCGGCAACAGGAACGATTAAGCCGGTAAATTCCGTTGAAATCAGCTCTAAAATTACTGCTTTAATTAAAGAAGTTAAGGTGAAAGAAAATGAAATTGTTAAAGCGGGGCAGACGTTGGTGATTTTAGAAGATAAAGAGTTAAGTACAAAGCTTGATCAAGCTCGTTACAAGGTTAATAGCACTAAAACAAAATATGAACGGATAAAAAAACTATATACTATTGGGGCAAAATCTGACCAGGAGTTAGAAGATGCAGAATTAGATTATAATACAGCAGTTTCGAGTTATGAGGGCGTAATGTCTAATGTCGAAGATACTATTATTATTTCTCCGCAAGACGGGGTGGTCATTGGAGAGCCTCTTACTGCAGGAACTTTAGTGGCGCAAGGTGTTAATAACCCAAAAGTTATTATGAAAATTGCGGACTTATCAAAGAAACAAATTACAGCCAAAGTGGATGAAACAGATATTGGCAAAGTACAAGTTGGACAAAAAGCAACTTTTACAGTAGATGCTTATGCTAACAAAACTTTTGAAGCAATTGTTAGCAATATTTCGCAAACTGATATTAATGATAGTTGGTCCAAAGACTCTACGTCTTCAAGCTCGGCTAATGCTGGTGTTATTTACTATAATGTCACATTAGATGTTGATGATATTGAAGGTTTGTTGAAGCCGGCAATGACAGCGCGACTTAATATCAATGTTGGTGAACGTGATAATGTTATTTTAATACCACTAGCAGCGTTGAAAACTAACAATGAAGGGCAATATGTAATATTACAAAAAGAAAATGGCATAACTGAAAATGTTAAAGTTGAAGTTGGGCTATATAGTGGTGAAGAAGTTGAGATTAAGAGTGGCTTAAATGAAGGCGATAA from Negativicutes bacterium includes these protein-coding regions:
- a CDS encoding efflux RND transporter periplasmic adaptor subunit, translated to MKIKNNTYKILGIILLLILVGGGYYYFAGSKTTEVQQQTVSARIGKALATVSATGTIKPVNSVEISSKITALIKEVKVKENEIVKAGQTLVILEDKELSTKLDQARYKVNSTKTKYERIKKLYTIGAKSDQELEDAELDYNTAVSSYEGVMSNVEDTIIISPQDGVVIGEPLTAGTLVAQGVNNPKVIMKIADLSKKQITAKVDETDIGKVQVGQKATFTVDAYANKTFEAIVSNISQTDINDSWSKDSTSSSSANAGVIYYNVTLDVDDIEGLLKPAMTARLNINVGERDNVILIPLAALKTNNEGQYVILQKENGITENVKVEVGLYSGEEVEIKSGLNEGDKLVVSYIKQQEKSSQQTPKPRI